One stretch of Miscanthus floridulus cultivar M001 chromosome 18, ASM1932011v1, whole genome shotgun sequence DNA includes these proteins:
- the LOC136522991 gene encoding uncharacterized protein isoform X1: protein MKHQPPPPPRRWGVVAAVVALVLLACLQIQYQHLKVDLGKAGFASATQENNAIPSRNRIRWGTARIRKAATGADSLPRGIVQRHSDMSLRPLWEDDPASTHKNKNGDHSALLAMAVGISQIKNVDTMARKFLKENYAVMLFHYDGNVDGWRHLEWSEKAIHILAHNQTKWWFAKRFLHPDVMAIYDFIFLWDEDLGVENFNPRRYLDIMVSEGLEITQPALDPDLSTDIHHRITIRNKMSKVHRRIYDNRPSMNCSDESKGPPCTGWVEGMAPVFSRAAWKCVWHLIQNDLIHGWGLDMKLGYCAQGDRTEKVGVIDSEYVVHQGIPSLGGPSLSSKTPRRSLDLRTHIRRQSSAELERFKERWNRAVREDEGWRDPFDS, encoded by the exons ATGAAgcaccagccgccgccgccgccgcgccgctggGGCGTCGTGGCGGCGGTCGTCGCGCTCGTCCTCCTCGCCTGCCTCCAGATCCAGTACCAGCACCTCAAG GTGGATCTTGGCAAGGCCGGCTTTGCCTCTGCCACGCAAGAGAATAACGCGATCCCCAGCCGCAATCGCATTCGCTGGGGGACCGCCAGGATCAGGAAGGCAGCCACCGGCGCTGACTCCTTGCCGCGCGGGATTGTCCAGCGCCACTCCGACATGTCCCTCCGCCCGCTCTGGGAGGACGATCCTGCTTCCACCCACAAG AATAAAAATGGTGACCACAGTGCTCTCCTCGCCATGGCAGTCGGCATCTCCCAAATAAAAAACGTTGACACTATGGCTCGTAAG TTTCTGAAGGAAAACTATGCAGTCATGCTCTTCCATTATGATGGAAATGTAGATGGATGGCGTCATCTTGAGTGGAGTGAAAAGGCCATACACATCCTTGCTCACAACCAAACAAAATG GTGGTTTGCTAAGCGTTTTTTGCATCCTGATGTCATGGCTATCTATGATTTCATCTTTCTATGGGATGAAGACCTTGGAGTGGAAAACTTCAACCCAAGAAG ATATCTTGATATAATGGTTTCCGAAGGCTTAGAAATAACACAACCTGCTCTGGACCCTGATCTATCAACCGATATCCACCATCGGATCACAATCCGCAATAAGATGTCAAAAGTTCACAG GAGAATATATGACAATCGGCCGAGTATGAATTGTTCTGATGAGAGCAAAGGACCTCCTTGTACAGG GTGGGTAGAGGGCATGGCACCAGTTTTTTCTCGCGCTGCTTGGAAATGCGTATGGCATCTAATTCAG AACGATCTGATTCATGGATGGGGCCTTGACATGAAGCTTGGCTATTGTGCTCAG GGTGATCGAACTGAGAAAGTTGGTGTAATTGACAGTGAGTATGTTGTTCATCAAGGGATACCATCTTTAGGAGGGCCATCGCTTAGCAGCAAG ACACCTCGAAGATCATTGGATTTGAGGACCCAT ATACGAAGACAATCATCGGCTGAGCTAGAGAGGTTCAAAGAGCGGTGGAACAGGGCGGTAAGGGAAGATGAAGGATGGAGGGATCCTTTCGATTCTTGA
- the LOC136524782 gene encoding predicted GPI-anchored protein 58 — protein sequence MSSSAPIPPIPPSAAASAAAPAATTNADPTSSTAAPSILNFSTAIIPSAPLPLGTQALQQPLSAVEAFHQLTTAIYGMQRQIGDLSLRVSALEGQPSPRASSPFGLPGYGGTPVLQAPGHPSSRYLSAPQFQQPIQPTAAPSATAGNMSSLPPPPPSMGVPIAHISFPPSPSPIPSLSSIMQGAPFPPPSAAMSAAPRHFPPPLPYLPPEPADNTVPRFHKLSFPTFDGKEDPLGWLNKCEQFFFSQQTRYADRVWLASYHLTGTTLQWYLVLENDTGRPTW from the coding sequence ATGTCGTCCTCGGCACCTATCCCTCCCATCCCGCCCTCCGCCGctgcctccgccgccgcaccTGCCGCCACCACCAATGCCGATCCCACCAGCTCCACCGCCGCGCCGTCCATTCTCAACTTCTCCACCGCCATCATACCCTCGGCGCCTCTGCCTTTGGGTACGCAAGCACTGCAGCAGCCTCTCTCGGCCGTGGAGGCATTCCACCAACTCACAACGGCCATCTACGGCATGCAGCGTCAGATCGGCGACTTGTCGCTGCGCGTCTCGGCCCTTGAGGGCCAGCCATCGCCACGTGCGTCTTCGCCGTTCGGGCTGCCTGGGTATGGCGGCACCCCAGTGCTGCAAGCGCCCGGCCATCCCTCCTCGCGCTACTTGTCCGCACCACAGTTCCAGCAGCCGATCCAACCAACAGCCGCACCCTCTGCCACGGCCGGGAACATGTCGtcccttccaccgccaccaccatcgaTGGGTGTACCTATCGCGCACATCTCCTTCCCACCATCACCCTCACCTATTCCATCCCTATCTTCCATCATGCAGGGTGCTCCTTTTCCTCCACCATCCGCTGCCATGTCCGCTGCCCCCAGGCACTTCCCACCACCACTACCATACCTGCCACCCGAACCAGCCGACAACACCGTTCCTCGCTTCCACAAACTCTCCTTTCCCACTTTCGATGGCAAAGAGGACCCGCTCGGCTGGTTGAACAAGTGCGAGCAGTTCTTCTTTAGCCAGCAGACGCGTTACGCCGATCGAGTCTGGCTCGCCTCATACCATCTCACCGGTACGACGTTGCAGTGGTACCTTGTCCTTGAGAACGACACCGGTCGGCCAACGTGGTAG
- the LOC136522990 gene encoding uncharacterized protein, whose product MRKRDLGILLLAAFAVFFSLHHEGDFSFRESWYHLTDEDFPIKYEADRLPPPLVADLNGDGKPEVLLPTHDAKIQVLQPPHARRLSDDSAFHEARVMADISLLPDNVRLASGRRPIAMAVGNVDRSYRAGEVRKQVLVVVTSGWSVMCFDHNLKKLWEHNLQDDFPHAAHHREVAISITNYTLKHGDAGLVIVGGRMEMQHHSADLFDEFMIPEHNTDDHRRSANEKQGSETGNADLRHFALYAFAGRSGDRRWNRKNENIQSQPSDASVMLPQHNYKLDVHALNSHQPGQFECREFRESILGVMPHHWDRREDTTLQLAHFRKHKRKQVKKTPGKAVINTVNKPIEHNPPGKDASNRIARALGKAADMASSNKARKAQRMQYVPTITNHTQVWWVPNVVVAHEKEGIEAVHLASGRTICKLHLTEGGLHADINGDGVLDHVQVVGGNGIKEQTVVSGSMEVLKPCWAVATSGVPVREQLFNVSICHYNHFNMFHHGDFSRSFGRTFDTTGLEVATPILVQTDDGHKHRRGSHGDIIFLTSRGEVTSYSPGHDAVWRWQVSSGATWSNLPSPSGMMENIVVPTLKAFSLRAYDPKEVIIAGGDQEAVVLSPSGSILAMIELPAPPTHALLLEDFSGDGLTDIILVTSGGIYGFVQTRQPGALFFSTLVGCLIVVIGVIFVSLHLNSSNGGKPRASSAEYR is encoded by the exons ATGCGGAAGCGGGATCTGGGCATCCTGCTGCTCGCCGCCTTCGCCGTCTTCTTCTCTCTCCACCACGAGGGCGACTTCTCCTTCCGGGAGTCCTGGTACCACCTCACCGACGAGGACTTCCCCATCAAGTACGAGGCCGACCGCCTGCCCCCGCCGCTCGTCGCCGACCTCAACGGCGACGGCAAGCCCGAGGTCCTCCTCCCCACCCACGACGCCAAGATCCAGGTCCTCCAGCCGCCCCACGCCCGCCGCCTCAGCGATGACTCCGCCTTCCACGAGGCCCGCGTCATGGCCGACATCTCCCTCCTCCCCGACAACGTCCGCCTCGCCTCGGGGAGGCGACCCatcgccatggccgtcggcaaCGTCGACCGCTCCTACAGGGCCGGCGAAGTCAGGAAGCAGGTCCTCGTCGTCGTCACCTCCGGGTGGTCCGTCATGTGCTTCGATCACAACCTCAAGAAGCTATGGGAGCACAACCTCCAGGACGACTTCCCTCACGCCGCCCACCACCGCGAGGTTGCAATCTCCATAACCAACTACACTCTCAAGCATGGAGATGCAGGCCTCGTCATCGTTGGAGGAAGGATGGAGATGCAGCATCAT TCAGCAGATCTCTTCGATGAATTTATGATACCAGAACACAACACAGATGACCACCGTAGAAGCGCCAATGAGAAACAG GGCTCAGAGACTGGCAATGCGGACCTGCGCCATTTTGCCCTTTATGCCTTTGCTGGACGTAGTGGCGACCGTAGATGGAACCGGAAGAATGAG AACATCCAGTCACAGCCATCAGATGCTTCTGTGATGTTACCACAGCACAATTACAAACTTGATGTTCATGCCCTCAATAGTCATCAACCTGGTCAG TTTGAATGTCGTGAATTCAGAGAATCAATCCTTGGCGTCATGCCTCATCATTGG GATAGGAGAGAGGATACTACCCTACAACTTGCACATTTTAGGAAGCATAAAAGGAAACAAGTTAAGAAAACGCCTGGAAAGGCTGTTATTAATACCGTGAACAAGCCCATTGAACACAATCCACCTGGGAAGGATGCTTCCAATAGAATAGCTAGAGCGCTTGGGAAGGCTGCAGATATGGCTAGCTCAAATAAAGCCAGGAAG GCACAGAGGATGCAGTATGTTCCGACAATCACTAATCATACTCAAGTTTGGTGGGTTCCTAATGTTGTTGTTGCACATGAAAAGGAAGGGATAGAGGCTGTCCATCTAGCTTCTGGACGTACAATATGCAAG CTTCATTTGACCGAAGGAGGCCTTCATGCAGATATTAATGGAGATGGAGTTCTGGATCATGTCCAG GTTGTTGGTGGAAATGGTATTAAAGAGCAGACTGTCGTGAGTGGATCAATGGAGGTGCTGAAACCCTGTTGGGCAGTTGCTACATCTGGTGTGCCAGTGCGGGAGCAACTTTTTAACGTCTCTATCTGCCATTACAACCATTTTAATATGTTCCATCATGGAGACTTCTCGAGAAGTTTTGGGAGGACATTTGATACAACTGGTTTAGAGGTTGCGACTCCTATCCTGGTCCAGACAGACGATGGCCATAAACACAGGAGAGGAAGCCACGGTGATATCATCTTTTTGACAAGCCGGGGAGAG GTGACTTCGTACTCCCCTGGCCACGATGCAGTATGGAGATGGCAAGTATCATCAGGGGCAACATGGTCCAACCTCCCATCTCCATCGGGAATGATGGAGAACATAGTGGTGCCTACCTTGAAGGCTTTCTCCCTGCGCGCCTATGACCCGAAAGAGGTGATCATCGCCGGTGGCGACCAGGAAGCCGTGGTGCTCTCTCCTTCTGGTAGCATATTGGCCATGATCGAGCTCCCAGCGCCTCCCACTCACGCGCTGCTCCTGGAGGATTTCTCTGGTGACGGTCTCACTGACATCATTCTGGTAACATCCGGTGGAATATATGGATTCGTGCAGACAAGGCAGCCTGGGGCTCTTTTCTTCAGCACGCTCGTGGGGTGCCTGATAGTTGTGATCGGCGTGATATTCGTGTCTCTGCACCTCAACTCGTCGAACGGCGGCAAACCCAGGGCTTCCTCGGCTGAATACAGATGA
- the LOC136519980 gene encoding uncharacterized protein: protein MAAAEVDPSPNPAPTTASDLPNGSKTKAREADRRRRRRKAKKKKSAAEADAQDADGGASGSDAKENADPNPEPQVEVEIEYVPEKAELDDPLLDDFKAIFEKFTFKDAAAAAAEDDTKDEGATDAIKNGSDDDDDEDDEQEANKKKEGGLSNKKKKLERRMKIAELKQICNRPDVVEVWDATAADPKLLVYLKAYRNTVPVPRHWSQKRKFLQGKRGIEKQPFQLPDFIAATGIEKIRQAYIEKEDSKKLKQKQRERMQPKMGKMDIDYQVLHDAFFKYQTKPKLSSHGDLYYEGKEFEVKLREMKPGMLSRELKDALGMPDGAPPPWLINMQRYGPPPSYPQLKIPGLNAPIPPGASFGYRPGEWGKPPVDEHGRPLYGDVFGVLQQDEPNYDDEPVDRSKHWGDLEEEEEEEEEEEEEEEEPMEDEEMEDGIQSVDTISSTPTGVETPDVIDLRKLQRKETEKQAERPLYQVLEQKEERIAPGTLYGSSHTYVLGTQDKSSAPKRVDLLKNQKSDKVDVTIQPEELEAMDDVLAAKYEEAREEEKLRNQKEDFSDMVAENAHKRKRKQEKDGKSKKKEFKF from the exons ATGGCCGCCGCCGAGGTGGATCCCAGCCCCAACCCGGCGCCCACCACGGCCTCCGACCTCCCCAACGGAAGCAAAACCAAGGCGCGGGAggccgaccgccgccgccgccgccgcaaggcCAAGAAGAAAAAGTCCGCCGCTGAGGCCGATGCCCAGGACGCGGACGGGGGAGCTTCTGGCTCCGACGCCAAGGAGAACGCCGATCCCAACCCCGAGCCCCAG GTGGAGGTGGAGATAGAGTACGTGCCGGAGAAGGCCGAGCTGGACGACCCTCTCCTCGATGACTTCAAGGCCATCTTCGAAAAGTTCACCTTCAAGGACGCTGCCGCAGCAGCGGCCGAG GATGATACGAAAGATGAGGGTGCCACTGATGCCATAAAGAACGGCtcagatgatgacgacgacgaagaCGATGAGCAGGAGGCAaacaagaagaaggaaggagggctgtccaataagaagaagaagctggagcGCCGCATGAAGATTGCAGAACTCAAACAGATATGCAACAGACCTGACGTTGTAGAG GTCTGGGATGCAACTGCTGCAGATCCAAAATTGCTTGTATATCTCAAGGCATACAGAAATACAGTACCTGTCCCTAGACACTGGTCTCAAAAGCGCAAGTTCTTGCAG GGGAAGAGAGGTATTGAGAAACAGCCTTTCCAGCTTCCTGACTTCATTGCTGCAACTGGAATAGAAAAGATAAGACAG GCTTATATTGAGAAAGAGGATAGCAAGAAGTTGAAACAGAAACAGCGGGAGCGTATGCAGCCCAAAATGGGCAAAATGGATATAGATTATCAG GTTTTGCATGATGCGTTCTTCAAATATCAGACAAAACCCAAGTTGTCTAGTCATGGTGATCTGTATTATGAAGGCAAAGAATTTGAG GTTAAACTGAGGGAAATGAAGCCAGGCATGCTGTCTCGTGAGCTTAAAGATGCTCTTGGTATGCCTGATGGTGCCCCTCCCCCATGGCTTATAAACATGCAG CGCTATGGTCCACCTCCATCTTATCCCCAACTGAAGATCCCAGGTCTAAATGCCCCAATCCCCCCTGGTGCCAGTTTTGGTTATAGACCAGGGGAGTGGGGAAAGCCACCAGTTGATGAG CATGGACGTCCACTCTATGGAGACGTTTTTGGTGTTCTGCAGCAGGACGAACCTAACTACGAT GATGAACCTGTTGATCGCAGCAAACACTGGGGAGAtttggaggaagaggaggaggaagaagaggaagaggaggaggaagaggaagaaccaATGGAAGACGAGGAAATGGAAGACGGAATTCAGTCTGTCGATACTATCTCAAG TACTCCAACTGGTGTTGAAACACCTGATGTTATCGACCTTCGGAAGCTGCAGAGGAAGGAGACTGAGAAGCAGGCAGAACGGCCACTGTACCAG GTTCTTGAACAAAAGGAAGAAAGGATCGCCCCTGGGACACTATATGGGTCAAGCCATAC GTATGTGCTGGGAACACAAGATAAATCATCAGCTCCGAAAAGG GTGGATCTGCTTAAGAATCAAAAGTCAGACAAGGTGGACGTCACCATCCAACCCGAGGAACTGGAAGCCATGGATGATGTTCTGGCAGCCAA GTATGAAGAAGCGCGAGAGGAAGAGAAGCTTCGCaaccaaaaggaggacttcagtGACATGGTGGCGGAG AATGCTCACAAGAGGaagcggaagcaagagaaggacgGCAAGTCGAAGAAGAAAGAATTCAAGTTTTAA
- the LOC136522991 gene encoding uncharacterized protein isoform X2, which translates to MKHQPPPPPRRWGVVAAVVALVLLACLQIQYQHLKVDLGKAGFASATQENNAIPSRNRIRWGTARIRKAATGADSLPRGIVQRHSDMSLRPLWEDDPASTHKNKNGDHSALLAMAVGISQIKNVDTMARKFLKENYAVMLFHYDGNVDGWRHLEWSEKAIHILAHNQTKWWFAKRFLHPDVMAIYDFIFLWDEDLGVENFNPRRYLDIMVSEGLEITQPALDPDLSTDIHHRITIRNKMSKVHRRIYDNRPSMNCSDESKGPPCTGWVEGMAPVFSRAAWKCVWHLIQNDLIHGWGLDMKLGYCAQLPCPLLNKMERGHDISG; encoded by the exons ATGAAgcaccagccgccgccgccgccgcgccgctggGGCGTCGTGGCGGCGGTCGTCGCGCTCGTCCTCCTCGCCTGCCTCCAGATCCAGTACCAGCACCTCAAG GTGGATCTTGGCAAGGCCGGCTTTGCCTCTGCCACGCAAGAGAATAACGCGATCCCCAGCCGCAATCGCATTCGCTGGGGGACCGCCAGGATCAGGAAGGCAGCCACCGGCGCTGACTCCTTGCCGCGCGGGATTGTCCAGCGCCACTCCGACATGTCCCTCCGCCCGCTCTGGGAGGACGATCCTGCTTCCACCCACAAG AATAAAAATGGTGACCACAGTGCTCTCCTCGCCATGGCAGTCGGCATCTCCCAAATAAAAAACGTTGACACTATGGCTCGTAAG TTTCTGAAGGAAAACTATGCAGTCATGCTCTTCCATTATGATGGAAATGTAGATGGATGGCGTCATCTTGAGTGGAGTGAAAAGGCCATACACATCCTTGCTCACAACCAAACAAAATG GTGGTTTGCTAAGCGTTTTTTGCATCCTGATGTCATGGCTATCTATGATTTCATCTTTCTATGGGATGAAGACCTTGGAGTGGAAAACTTCAACCCAAGAAG ATATCTTGATATAATGGTTTCCGAAGGCTTAGAAATAACACAACCTGCTCTGGACCCTGATCTATCAACCGATATCCACCATCGGATCACAATCCGCAATAAGATGTCAAAAGTTCACAG GAGAATATATGACAATCGGCCGAGTATGAATTGTTCTGATGAGAGCAAAGGACCTCCTTGTACAGG GTGGGTAGAGGGCATGGCACCAGTTTTTTCTCGCGCTGCTTGGAAATGCGTATGGCATCTAATTCAG AACGATCTGATTCATGGATGGGGCCTTGACATGAAGCTTGGCTATTGTGCTCAG CTACCATGTCCTTTGTTAAACAAGATGGAGCGCGGACATGATATTTCAGGGTGA